The sequence CTTCGACGACATCGTCGCGGCCCTCGGCGGCCACACCGACACGATCTCCCAGGCCGCGATCGTCAAGCGCATCCCGCGCACCGTGCTCGCCCTCCTCGTCGGTGCCGCGCTCGCCCTCTCCGGTGCGACCATGCAGGCTGTGACGCGCAACCCCATCGCCGACCCCGGCATCCTCGGCGTCTCGAACGGCGCCTCGCTCGCGGTCGTCTGCGGCATCGCCTTCTTCGGCCTCAGCAACCCCTACGGGCAGATGGGGTTCGCGATCGCCGGAGCCGGGATCGCCGCCGTGTTCGTCTACACGGTCGGCTCCCTCGGGCGCGGGGGTGCGACCCCCCTCAAGCTCGCGCTCGCGGGTGCCGCCACCTCGGCGGCCTTCGCCTCACTGATCAGCGCGGTCATGCTGCCCCGCGTCGACCTGCTCCAGACGTTCCAGTCCTGGCAGATCGGCGGCGTCGGCGGTGCGGAGTGGCCCCGCATCGCGCTCACCGCACCGGTGCTCGCGGTCGGCGCCCTCATCTGCTTCCTGAGCTCGCGCGGCATGAACTCCCTCGCCCTCGGCGACGACATGGCCAAGGGCCTCGGTGAGCACGTGTTCCGCACACGCCTGATATCGGCGCTCGGTGCGGTGATCCTCGCGGGAGCGGCGACGGCCATCGCCGGGCCCATCGGATTCGTCGGCCTCATCGTCCCGCACATGTGCCGGATGCTGGTGGGCACCGATCACCGCTGGCTGCTGCCGTTCTCGGCCATCGCCGGTGCTGCGCTGCTGACCGCGAGTGACATCATCGGCCGCGTGATCTCGCCCTCGTCGGAGGAGATCCAGGTCGGCATCATCACCGCCATCATCGGCGCTCCCTTCTTCATCTGGATCGTCCGTCGGCAGAAGGTGCGTGAGCTGTGAGCACGACCGAGCACACCGAGCACACCCTCGACCGCGCCGACGAGCCGGCATCCGCGCGGATCGCACGCATCGTCGCGGGACGTCGCTCGCGCCACCGCCGCCACGCGATCGCGACGATCGTGCTCGGCATCCTGCTGCTCGTGCTGTTCACGGTCGCCCTCATGGTGGGCAACACGTTCTACCCGCTCGACGAGGTCATCCGCGTGATCCTGGGCGAGACCGTGCCCGGAGCGTCTTTCACCGTCGGTGACCTGCGGCTGCCCCGGGCGATCCTGGCCGTGCTCACCGGGATCGGCTTCGGCATGGCGGGCGTCTGCTTCCAGACGATGCTGCGCAACCCGCTCGCCTCTCCCGACATCATCGGCATCTCGAACGGCGCCGGGGCGGCCGCGGTCTTCGGCATCGTGGTGCTGTCGGTGAACGGGCCGGTCGTGTCGCTACTCGCCCTCGGTGGCGCCGTCGTCACCGCCTTCGCGATCTACCTGCTCTCGATCAAGGGCGGCTTCGCCGGCACCCGCCTGATCCTGATCGGCATCGGCGTTGCCGCGATGCTGCAGAGCGTCATCTCGTACATGCTGTCGCGCGCCGCGAACTGGGACATCCAGACCGCGATGCAGTGGCTGACCGGAAGCCTCAACAACGCCTCCTGGGAGCGCGTGCTGCCGATGGCGATCGCCGCGGCCGTGATCGTGCCGCTGATGCTGTCGCAGGGCCGCGCGCTCGGCGCCCTGCAGCTCGGGGACGACTCGGCGGCCGGCCTCGGGATCCGGGTCAACGCCACGCGCCTGCTGCTCATCCTCGGAGCGGTCGCGCTGCTCGCCTTCGCGACGGCGGCCACCGGTCCTATCGCGTTCGTCGCGTTCATGGCCGGCCCGATCGCCGCCCGCATCACCGGGCCGGGCGCCAACCTGCTCCTTCCGTCGGCGTTCGTCGGGGCTGTGCTCGTGCTCGGCGGCGATCTGATCGGCCAGTTCGCCTTCGGTACCCGCTATCCGGTCGGCGTCATCACCGGCGTGGTCGGTGCGCCGTACCTGATCTACCTGCTCATCCGCACCAACCGTTCCGGGGGTTCGCTTTGACCGTCTCGCACAGCCTGTCCGCCGAAGGCGTGAGTCTGGCCTACGGCGACCGCACCGTCGTCGACGGCCTCGACCTGCAGATCGCCCCCGGCCGCATCACGACGATCGTCGGGGCCAACGGATGCGGCAAGTCGACGCTGCTGCGCTCGCTCGCCCGCCTGCTCTCGCCGACCGAGGGGCAGATCGTGCTCGACGGCAAGTCCGTGCACGCGCGGCCCACCAAGGAGGTCGCCCGGATCCTCGGCCTGCTGCCGCAGTCTCCGGTCGCGCCGGAGGGCATCGCGGTCGCCGACCTGGTCGGGCGGGGACGGCATCCGCACCAGAAGATGCTCGCGCGCTGGAGCACCCACGACTACGAGGTGGTGGCCGATGCCCTCGACGCGACCGGCATCACCGACCTGGCCGACCGCAGCGTCGACGAGCTCTCCGGCGGACAGCGGCAGCGCGTCTGGATCGCGATGGCCCTGGCGCAGGAGACCGACATCCTGCTGCTCGACGAGCCGACGACCTTCCTCGACGTCGCGCACCAGGTTGAGGTCCTCGACCTGCTCACCGACCTGAGCGTCTCGCGCGGCACCACCATCGTCATGGTGCTGCACGACCTCAACCTCGCGGCACGCTACGCCGATGAGCTGGTCGCGATGAAGGACGGCCGGGTGCACGCGACGGGCGCCCCGCAGGACATCGTCACCGCACAGCTCGTCGAAGAGGTCTTCGGCCTCGCCAATCAGATCACCATCGACCCGGTCTCCGGCAAGCCGATGGTCACACCCATCGGGAGGCACCATGTCCGCTGAGACGACCACCACCGAGCGTCCGACCTACATCCTCACCCGCGCCGAGGTGCGCGCCGTCGCCCGCGTCTCGCCCTCGTTCGTGCGCGTGACGTTCGGTGGCGACGACCTGAGTGAGTTCGGCACGCCCGGCGAGGTGTTCGACAGCCGCATCAAGCTGGTCTTCCCGCCGGCATCCGGCATCCTCCCCGAACTCGATCGGGCCTCGGACAACTGGTGGCAGTCTTTCCTCGCGGTGCCGGAGGAGGAGCGCGGCTCGATGCGCACCTACTCCGTGCGCGAGCTGCGGGTCGATCCCGCCGCGGGCACCGAGGTGGACGTCGACTTCGTGCTGCACCTCGAGCCGGGGCTCACCGGACCCGCATCGCTGTGGGCGAGCCAGGCGGCGGTCGGCCAGGAGCTCTACCTCGTCGGGCCCCGTCGCGGCGTCGACGTGGATGCCCACGGAGGGGCCGAGTTCGCGCCGGGCACCGCGGCGTCGGTCGTGCTCGCCGGCGACGAGACGGCGGCTCCCGCCATCGCCCGCATCCTGGAGGACGCGCCCCGCGACCTGCGCGGAGTGGCCTTCATCGAGGTGCCCTCTCCCGCCGACATCCTGCGCATCGACGTGCCGTCCGGCGTCGAGGTGCACTGGCTGCCGCGCGACGCCGGTGACCCGCACGGCCTGCGCCTGATCCCCGCCGTGCTCGGCTACCTCGGAGACGCCGACGCCGCGGAGGAGATCCGCGTGAAGGACATCGACGGCGAGGACCTGCTCTGGGAGACGCCGGACTACTCCGGCCTCGGGGAAGAGATCGACCGGGCGGATGCCCCGGCGGAGCGCTACTTCTGGATCGCGGGGGAGAGCGGCGTGGTCACCACCCTGCGCCGCCACCTCGTCAAGGACCTCGGCGTCGACCGCGGGCAGGTCGCGTTCATGGGCTACTGGCGACGCGGCGTCGCGATGCGGGGCTGACATGACGACGACAGCGCCCCACGCCCTGCAGGGCGAATCCCTCGTGCTCGGATACGGCCGAGCCCGGGTGGTGCACGACGTCTCGCTGCGCCTGGCACCCGGACGGGTCACCGCCCTCATCGGGCCGAACGGCAGCGGCAAGTCGACCGTCCTGCGCGCGCTCGCCCGCCTGCACCGCATCGAGGCGGGGAGCGTGCGCATCGGCGGCGACGAGACTCGCGATGCCGCGGCCCTCTCGGCGAAGGAGTTCGCCAAGGCCGTCGCGATGCTCTCGCAGTCGCGGCCGCATCCGTCCGGGATCGAGGTCTCCGACGTCGTGGCGTACGGCCGCCACCCGCATCGGGGCCGTTTCTCGGGCGTCAGCGACGCCGACCGCGCCGCCGTCGCGCGGGCGCTCGAACTGACCGGGCTCCGCACGATGGCCTCGCGCCCCGTCGACCAGCTCTCGGGCGGCGAACTGCAGCGCGTGTGGCTTGCGACCGCGCTGGCGCAGGAGACCGGGGTGCTTCTGCTCGACGAGCCGACCAACCACCTCGACCTGCGCTACCAGGTGGAGACGCTCGACCTGGTGCGCGAGCTCGCCGACGACCACGGCACCGCCCTGGGTGTCGTGCTGCACGACCTCGACCACGCGGCATCCGTCGCCGACGACGTGGTGCTGCTGCACGCCGGTCGAGTGCACGCGGCGGGCACCCCCGCCGAGGTGCTCACGGGCGAGAACCTCTCGCACGTGTACGGCCTGCGGATCGACACCGAGATCGACGAGGAGACCGGCCTCGTGCGGGTGCTC is a genomic window of Microbacterium maritypicum containing:
- a CDS encoding ABC transporter ATP-binding protein, giving the protein MTTTAPHALQGESLVLGYGRARVVHDVSLRLAPGRVTALIGPNGSGKSTVLRALARLHRIEAGSVRIGGDETRDAAALSAKEFAKAVAMLSQSRPHPSGIEVSDVVAYGRHPHRGRFSGVSDADRAAVARALELTGLRTMASRPVDQLSGGELQRVWLATALAQETGVLLLDEPTNHLDLRYQVETLDLVRELADDHGTALGVVLHDLDHAASVADDVVLLHAGRVHAAGTPAEVLTGENLSHVYGLRIDTEIDEETGLVRVLPRGRHHGRHRARAAS
- a CDS encoding iron chelate uptake ABC transporter family permease subunit — its product is MSTTEHTEHTLDRADEPASARIARIVAGRRSRHRRHAIATIVLGILLLVLFTVALMVGNTFYPLDEVIRVILGETVPGASFTVGDLRLPRAILAVLTGIGFGMAGVCFQTMLRNPLASPDIIGISNGAGAAAVFGIVVLSVNGPVVSLLALGGAVVTAFAIYLLSIKGGFAGTRLILIGIGVAAMLQSVISYMLSRAANWDIQTAMQWLTGSLNNASWERVLPMAIAAAVIVPLMLSQGRALGALQLGDDSAAGLGIRVNATRLLLILGAVALLAFATAATGPIAFVAFMAGPIAARITGPGANLLLPSAFVGAVLVLGGDLIGQFAFGTRYPVGVITGVVGAPYLIYLLIRTNRSGGSL
- a CDS encoding siderophore-interacting protein, which translates into the protein MSAETTTTERPTYILTRAEVRAVARVSPSFVRVTFGGDDLSEFGTPGEVFDSRIKLVFPPASGILPELDRASDNWWQSFLAVPEEERGSMRTYSVRELRVDPAAGTEVDVDFVLHLEPGLTGPASLWASQAAVGQELYLVGPRRGVDVDAHGGAEFAPGTAASVVLAGDETAAPAIARILEDAPRDLRGVAFIEVPSPADILRIDVPSGVEVHWLPRDAGDPHGLRLIPAVLGYLGDADAAEEIRVKDIDGEDLLWETPDYSGLGEEIDRADAPAERYFWIAGESGVVTTLRRHLVKDLGVDRGQVAFMGYWRRGVAMRG
- a CDS encoding ABC transporter ATP-binding protein; amino-acid sequence: MTVSHSLSAEGVSLAYGDRTVVDGLDLQIAPGRITTIVGANGCGKSTLLRSLARLLSPTEGQIVLDGKSVHARPTKEVARILGLLPQSPVAPEGIAVADLVGRGRHPHQKMLARWSTHDYEVVADALDATGITDLADRSVDELSGGQRQRVWIAMALAQETDILLLDEPTTFLDVAHQVEVLDLLTDLSVSRGTTIVMVLHDLNLAARYADELVAMKDGRVHATGAPQDIVTAQLVEEVFGLANQITIDPVSGKPMVTPIGRHHVR
- a CDS encoding FecCD family ABC transporter permease translates to MTSATVIAPAPGAADLRHPALVRTFWLLIGVVVLVVLSILSISFGVRAVSFDDIVAALGGHTDTISQAAIVKRIPRTVLALLVGAALALSGATMQAVTRNPIADPGILGVSNGASLAVVCGIAFFGLSNPYGQMGFAIAGAGIAAVFVYTVGSLGRGGATPLKLALAGAATSAAFASLISAVMLPRVDLLQTFQSWQIGGVGGAEWPRIALTAPVLAVGALICFLSSRGMNSLALGDDMAKGLGEHVFRTRLISALGAVILAGAATAIAGPIGFVGLIVPHMCRMLVGTDHRWLLPFSAIAGAALLTASDIIGRVISPSSEEIQVGIITAIIGAPFFIWIVRRQKVREL